The Amaranthus tricolor cultivar Red isolate AtriRed21 chromosome 14, ASM2621246v1, whole genome shotgun sequence DNA window tcattgaacattgttgCTTGTATTTGAGTACCCTACATCCATAAAAATAGAAAGAATACATGAATGACTATTCAATATCAAGcacacaaaaaaaatcaactcaTTGTAGCTTATGCTTACATCTTCATCGGTTAACTCAACATTGAAGACATTTCCCTCTCCTCTTGCATTCCTAAAGCTTCTTAAGTTCCCCTTGCTGGTAACTCGAACCTTAATGGTCCAATTCCCTTGGTAAGGGTTTAAAGAAGCTAAAGGGAGAACTCTCCTGGTCATTGCCATTCTTGCAGCTGGTGCctcactgcaacacaataataagtGCGATAAAACACCAGTCAATTGCCAGCCCAAATACTCACTTTCAACTTAGCTCGGTCTAATGTGAATTCTTTGTCATAACATTTATTTCTTTGCACCAATACCATTAATGGCTTCCACCTAAGCAAGATTTAGGGTTGAATGTAGACAATCTTACCCTTGTTTAAGATAATAAAGAATTTATTTTCGATTAAACCTTGGGTTGATTACGGTCATCTGCAACTTTACATTCAATGAAAATTCTTGATTTAGTCTATTATAATCCGAAACCAAAGTATTATAGTCATAACACGGCAAGGCTTTGATAAGAAACAAACATACTTAAACACTACATAATTCCAAATCCAATAATTAAAGACAAGCACACTTAACTAATACATAATTCCAAatcaagtaattaaaaaattgctATAAAAGACCAAAACTTATGAATATTGATTTACCCATTTACAATAAGATGTCAAGGAACTACTTACTTTCCTCTTTGCTCATGAATGATCTGTGCAGCTGATTTCGCAACAATTTCCTGCTTGGGTTTAAGCACTAAACCAGAAACTTCACTATTGGATTCAGCTTTCACAACATCTTGGTGTGGCTTTAAAACAACACCAGAATCCTCAGATTTCACCTCTGCCTCAAGGGCAGGCGACACAGCCTCACACTTAGTTATGAGCAAATACCTAGTTACAACATTTTTGAATCAACAATCAGTGAAAGCATCAAGACAATAAATCAAGAGTTTTTTCAAGTGAAGTAAGATTAGGGCTTACTTTtctggtttgtttggaatgtcATTGAGTGTGTATTCAAGAATTCGAATAAGACCCAAATTCTGAATTGACCCGGAAGAAACCATGTCTGAAAAGCTTGACTGCAGAATTCCTTTAATCTTTTGCTTCCCATCGGAGGCAGTCAGCCTAAAGTAATATCATGCAAAACAACTTGATTAATTACCAGATGAACTATAGTACTAATGTTGACAATAAGAGACATtcttcaattaaaaattaaaaccctaACACAATATTGTGAATATATTAGCTTTTAAAAGGACTTTTATACCTTGTTAAATCCTCCGTAGTCTTAATTCTATAAATTCTCTGTAGTCTTAAACATTTCTCAACAAGTGTttaaaaaacccaaaaccctaaatttataattaagagGCATCAAATCCATATCCACCAAAACGAACATTCATTACTATTGTTTTACAAAGAATAACCATCTTAGAAGtcaaatctaaacaataaaaagaGAGTTAATCTCATCAATAAAGCAAATCtgaaattatgtgtgaaataACAAAACTTCAACCTAATTGACGGGTGATAGAAATATGAATAGCCCCAAATCAAAAAGAATAGATCTAATAGCATAAAACAGGAAATGGAAAAGGATAAAGAGTAAGAAACTGACATAAATCGGTTGCCAACAGACTTCAAATCAAGAACTTGAACAACAAGATCAGGACGCTCAACAGAAAAATCTGGAGAAGGGTTTGCAATTATCTTTGATATTGCATCTGGCGTCACTGTCCTCACCTCCATTATTGTAATTTCTGTGCTATCTCTgagaaaaatcaagaaaaatttgAGTGATTGGGGAAAGAAGGATGAGTTGAATAGTGAGAAGTGGGAAATGTTTGAGGGAAGAATGAGAGAAAACAAAGCGTTGCTTAAGTATTTAGAAATTGTGGCGCCATTTTCATTGGTTTTTTAGTACTTTGAATTTAGGAATTGTTCATATCACCGCCATTCTCAATGGagttttgaggtaatttatttttaaattaaaaaaggcTTGTTTATTGAACACGTTTGGCGCCTATTTTTTGAGTTTCAAGTTTCATTTTACCCGGGTGCGGGATTTGGTTTTACTATTCGTTTTAGtccatttttcattgttttcacTATTAGTCTATTATTACCAATGAAACCTCTAAAGttacaaataattattttaaaattatacaaataATTACTTTTAAGGTCGTCAGTAATTAAACTAATATTATAGATAatcaatttaaaactaaaagcgtatattaaattaattcaataaaaatgaTCTCACCATATGATAAATATATGAGACTATTTATACTCTATTATGCAACAGACTCATAAAAATCAAGAATAACATTGCTTTGATCAAATATGTCTTTGTTGAAGCTTAATTGAGTATATTTATTACGTTGTAATACAAAAATGTGTTAGTTATAGAGATTATATTTACAGGTTGAAAAGTTTTATTAGacatattattgtttgtttCCTTCTTATTATAGGTCGAAAAGTTTTATTAGACGTATTATTGTTTGTTTCCTTCTTATTTActatcatttgaaatattttgctGATATTCATTTgacaaaagaataaaaacaaattaagaattATCGTTGAAGAATATCataaaatcaaatgaaacaataatagtaaataaagTCAGCACGACAAAATACAAAACACTACAATTAGAAGTGGATTATTCTATATATAACACAAGGTTAGGATACTTGTATAACAAAGTGCATAACAAAGTGGATTACTCTTGTAGATACTTCTTGTTTTGATACATTACAACCATAacttaacaacaacaacaacaacaacaagaaaaacaagaaaaccATGATTTAGATGCAGGCGCCGCTTCAGTAGTCGCTTTGGGTGACGGCTTGGGTGCCTCTGTCTCGGGTACCAATGAGTTCTTTCGATGCTCAGCTCGTGTATGGCTGCGCCCGGAGTTTACTGATTTATCTCGTCCAACTTCTGCTAGTCTGCAATTAATCTAAGTTAGAACCATGCTGAAAATGATGTAGGGTGAATCCGTGAATGTACACATGAACGACTATGAGTCGTGTAAATTTAAGTTGAGCATACGAAAAACAAGAACGCCTTAGACAAATTACGAAGTATTAGGTTAAACATCGTAGCAGAGGGAGTGAAATCGGCATAAATTTGACGACACGAACTGATATTGCAACAAAAGCATATAGACATTCTCCTACATAGTTGAATCACACCAGCATGAAAAATCTCATGGTATATGTTCTTCAAGGGCAATATTTGCTGCCAAAAATCCAAAAACAACTTTTTTGTGATCGCTAAGGATAAGATTGCATACATCCGACCCCAAAATCCCGTTTAGGTGGGAGTAGAGGTGTTTAACGGGTCGTTAGTAGGTCAAGTCAATAATGGGTCGGGGCATTAGCGGGCCCTCGTGTAAAGGGTCGGGCCATATACTTGCAATACATTACTTATGCCTAAATTATTCATATGCAACCTTAAGTTCATAGTTCAGATTATATGGATGGCAAAAAACAAAGGAAGAACACGTTACATGATCATCAACTTACACCGGAAATGCAAAGGACTGATCTGAACGGTGTGATATACACTTCGAAAGAGGTGAATCTTCTGAACCTGAAACTGATGACGTTTTTTCTTTCGTGTCGACAATTAGACCGTCTTTTTTTACCCCGGAATCGAAATCAGCAGTTTCATTAATTGGTGGACTTGTTCCATGAAAATCGACATCTTTCTCAGATCGATAAGGAGGAGCAGCTATACTTTCGTGTCCTGATTCGATCACTTCGGGCTTTGTAAGTGGCATTGTCTCGTCTAGACGTAAATCAGCAGCTTTTGGTGCATTTCTAGGCGAAGGAGGCGGGAGTTCCCCTGATTTAGGTAAGTCACTAGACCAACAAGGACCTGATTCGCCAGATTTTAACAACCAACTAAACTGATCTCGAGTAAAACTCATATTCCCTGCTGGAATACTAAACAACGACTCATTCGAAGCTAAACTCCACTCGGGATTCGATGATTTGTTGCTCGCAAACACATACGATGGAATTCTATATCCAGAATCGTCAGCAGGCCGCTCCATTACCTGAACTGTTGGGAATTCTAATGCTGCTGCATCACCTGATGGCATCTCGAGTCCATCATCGTTATCATCATCTTGATCTTGATCACTTGCAAGGCTACCTAAAAGGACAAATCAACCCATCAATCATCAATCCAATGAAACAATTTCCTCCAAGTATGTCATGATCGTCGAGTGAAGTTGTGAACTTACCATGATCATTTCTATCGAGTTGAGTTGAATCGTCTAAAGAAAAATCGGTTATTGCTGATTCAATGTCTGATACTGATGAAATAGACGAAGATCTACGCCTATCTTCTGAATTAGAGTTCTCATCTTTGTCTTGAACACTTTCACCAACTAATTCGCTCTCATTTTGATGTTCCATTACTTGAACTAACACGCTCGTTTTTCTTCAATGCTCATGAAACACATCATATAAGCTAGTAAACATGAAACAAGATCGTAAGCATTTTGGAGTGAAGAATCGAAGTTTTATCTCAATTTTGAATTCAATTCTTTTCTTACTAATTTCACAATTCCAAATTATGACACATCGAATTTTACAAATGAGCATTTGACATTATGGATGTGAGAACATGataaaacaacattacaacACTCAATTCTAGAGTCGAATGTACAcaatcttacccttgttagtgataacgaAGATGTTATTTCTGATTAGCCCTTGGTAGCAAACACCATTTATAACTTCacataagaagtgcacatgatttttaatcaaCCGTTTTATTATAGTTCATTATCATCCCTTTTCTTGCAAAGAAATTCATTGTACAACAACAGAGGCAAAACCTTAATCTCAAAAATTCGAAAAGGGGGAAATTCATTATAATACGGTAAATTTACATTGGTTATATTTCCTTTAATGCTTCACACTTCTAATCTCTATAATTGTATAATCATTGTTCTAGTAAATCATGGAGCAATTTCCTATAGGTTTCATAAGCTTTTCCTTAGGGAATTGAGTTTAAATTAAAACCCCATCTAATCTTCAAACTCATACATTAAATACTTTGTTGACTATCACCTCTACAAAGATCACAACATTTCATtgccccaatgccattaagtggctcccgcCTAGGGTGGGATTTGGGGTCGAATGTACACAACATTACTTTTGTTATACATTTGTTAGTGATAATAAAGACCTTGTTCCGATTTATTCTTAGTAAACACAATTAAAAACTTCACACAAATAAGAAGTAAGACATAatttaatgagttattttactataattcattataattcaaaaccaaagagctataaatctttggccctaatcgaatataccaaaatattgTACTAAAACTCATTCATTACTTCTTAAAACTACTTTTACATGAATAACTTTAACTATCACCATGATAAAACCAAAAGGGGTTTGTAAGGGTACAATTTTAACATTGAACATTCCCAACTCTATGAATCAGACAATTTGATTAAATATCATACTACTTCATGGCGAATTGTGGACACTATTTTAGGGTGAGCCAAATAATCATTTGTGCATATATGCTTAACCAAATCAATTGTCATTCTTTTGTATTTTACGTtacaccatttaatatttataacattTATAACATTATTAATCAAATGACTCGAGACCATGGGTTAGAAAAATCTAAATTCTCCCACAATAATGAAACCCACAAGATTCACAAGCAAATTATGAGAACAATAACCCTAATACAAAACCCAAATATATCATAGGAAAAGATAATCCAAAAGAACATGGGTAGGTCCTCAATGTAATATTATCACCAATTGCACAAACCCACatacaacaaaacaaaaaaaaagcaatGTAGTATAtgaaaaacatcaaaaaagcaCAAATGTAGGCCAGATTACATGACATTTGattcataaaatataaataattgcaatgataatgataataacaataaaaataacaatttcaataataattattatttctatgacaaaaattcaatttcaataatGATAAAAGGAGAAAACAAAGCTAACCTGAAGGGAAAAATAGAAAATTGATGATGAGACTGTTGATCAAGCCACTGAGATCTGAAAAAAGGATAGTGATCGAATAGTCTTGGATTGTTTTTTgttatataaaat harbors:
- the LOC130800394 gene encoding uncharacterized protein LOC130800394; amino-acid sequence: MEHQNESELVGESVQDKDENSNSEDRRRSSSISSVSDIESAITDFSLDDSTQLDRNDHGSLASDQDQDDDNDDGLEMPSGDAAALEFPTVQVMERPADDSGYRIPSYVFASNKSSNPEWSLASNESLFSIPAGNMSFTRDQFSWLLKSGESGPCWSSDLPKSGELPPPSPRNAPKAADLRLDETMPLTKPEVIESGHESIAAPPYRSEKDVDFHGTSPPINETADFDSGVKKDGLIVDTKEKTSSVSGSEDSPLSKCISHRSDQSFAFPVLAEVGRDKSVNSGRSHTRAEHRKNSLVPETEAPKPSPKATTEAAPASKSWFSCFSCCCCCCC